From a single Nymphaea colorata isolate Beijing-Zhang1983 chromosome 4, ASM883128v2, whole genome shotgun sequence genomic region:
- the LOC116253374 gene encoding uncharacterized protein LOC116253374 isoform X1, with amino-acid sequence MGLKRPSPVSIAISVFLLLGVLFAGFQWLDQPFSAGKRYFFWNPFGGSHSSDSLAARLAGEHGLLFCANTTAAAEVRQFPPGPSCPDYFRWIHEDLRPWNRSGITREMVESGKKLADFRLVIVGGKAYVETYRRSFQTRDLFTIWGILQLLSWYPGHIPDLDLMFNCGDVPMVPAAGFWPWTWIRKWRVPAPVFHYCADDASQDIVFPDWSFWGWAEVNIKPWKLLVKELRAGNEKTKWKERARTAYWKGNPYVSRTRRDLLKCNLSESHDWNARLYIQNWEEEIQRGFKQSNLADQCTHRYKIYVEGVAWSVSRKYILACDSPTLSMKDRYYDFFSRSLLPGQHFWPISADNKCPSIKFAVDWGNSHPQKAQEIGKAGSSFILNDMRMENVYDYMFHALTEYAKLLRYKPTIPSAAKPVCLESMASSESGRVKEFMIESMVEGPRNAGPCALPPPDSAAVESLTRRKKESVKQVQRWEREGRDRWNKRR; translated from the exons ATGGGATTGAAGAGGCCTTCGCCGGTGTCAATCGCCATTTCCGTCTTCCTGCTTCTTGGTGTCCTCTTCGCCGGCTTTCAGTGGCTCGACCAG CCCTTTTCTGCAGGCAAACGGTACTTCTTCTGGAACCCATTCGGCGGGAGCCATTCAAGCGACTCTTTGGCAGCACGCCTAGCGGGGGAGCACGGTCTGCTCTTTTGTGCCAACACAACTGCTGCAGCGGAGGTCCGGCAATTCCCGCCCGGTCCCTCATGCCCCGACTACTTCAGGTGGATCCATGAAGACCTCCGGCCCTGGAACCGGAGTGGTATCACCCGAGAGATGGTGGAGTCCGGAAAGAAGCTCGCCGACTTCCGGCTGGTCATCGTCGGAGGAAAGGCGTACGTGGAGACGTACCGGAGATCCTTCCAGACGAGGGACCTGTTCACCATCTGGGGCATCCTTCAGCTCCTTAGTTGGTACCCCGGCCACATTCCGGATCTGGATCTCATGTTCAACTGCGGCGATGTCCCAATGGTCCCGGCCGCCGGCTTCTGGCCCTGGACCTGGATCCGTAAATGGCGCGTGCCAGCCCCCGTCTTCCACTATTGTGCTGATGACGCCTCACAAGATATTGTCTTCCCTGATTGGTCTTTCTGGGGCTG GGCAGAGGTGAACATAAAACCATGGAAGCTGCTGGTGAAGGAGCTGAGAGCAGGCAACGAAAAGACCAAATGGAAGGAGCGGGCGAGAACTGCTTATTGGAAGGGGAACCCGTACGTGTCCAGAACCAGGCGGGACCTTCTCAAGTGTAACCTTTCCGAGTCCCATGATTGGAACGCACGCCTTTATATCCAG AACTGGGAGGAAGAAATTCAACGTGGATTCAAGCAATCAAACCTGGCAGATCAGTGCACTCACAG ATACAAGATTTACGTGGAAGGGGTTGCATGGTCGGTAAGCAGGAAGTACATACTGGCATGCGACTCCCCAACTCTGTCCATGAAGGATCGATACTACGACTTCTTCTCCAGGTCCCTCCTGCCGGGCCAACACTTTTGGCCCATAAGCGCTGATAACAAATGCCCCTCCATCAAGTTTGCGGTTGATTGGGGGAACAGCCATCCACAGAAG GCTCAAGAGATTGGGAAGGCAGGAAGCAGCTTCATTCTGAATGATATGCGGATGGAGAATGTATATGACTACATGTTTCATGCTCTAACTGAATATGCAAAGCTGTTGAGGTACAAGCCCACCATACCCTCGGCGGCAAAGCCCGTCTGTTTGGAATCCATGGCTTCCTCTGAGAGCGGGCGGGTGAAGGAGTTCATGATAGAATCGATGGTGGAAGGACCACGAAACGCAGGGCCTTGTGCTCTTCCTCCTCCCGATTCTGCCGCAGTCGAGTCACTGAcgagaagaaagaaggaatcCGTGAAACAAGTACAACGATGGGAGCGAGAAGGTAGGGACAGATGGAACAAGAGAAGATAG
- the LOC116253374 gene encoding uncharacterized protein LOC116253374 isoform X5 has product MKPFSAGKRYFFWNPFGGSHSSDSLAARLAGEHGLLFCANTTAAAEVRQFPPGPSCPDYFRWIHEDLRPWNRSGITREMVESGKKLADFRLVIVGGKAYVETYRRSFQTRDLFTIWGILQLLSWYPGHIPDLDLMFNCGDVPMVPAAGFWPWTWIRKWRVPAPVFHYCADDASQDIVFPDWSFWGWAEVNIKPWKLLVKELRAGNEKTKWKERARTAYWKGNPYVSRTRRDLLKCNLSESHDWNARLYIQNWEEEIQRGFKQSNLADQCTHRYKIYVEGVAWSVSRKYILACDSPTLSMKDRYYDFFSRSLLPGQHFWPISADNKCPSIKFAVDWGNSHPQKAQEIGKAGSSFILNDMRMENVYDYMFHALTEYAKLLRYKPTIPSAAKPVCLESMASSESGRVKEFMIESMVEGPRNAGPCALPPPDSAAVESLTRRKKESVKQVQRWEREGRDRWNKRR; this is encoded by the exons ATGAAG CCCTTTTCTGCAGGCAAACGGTACTTCTTCTGGAACCCATTCGGCGGGAGCCATTCAAGCGACTCTTTGGCAGCACGCCTAGCGGGGGAGCACGGTCTGCTCTTTTGTGCCAACACAACTGCTGCAGCGGAGGTCCGGCAATTCCCGCCCGGTCCCTCATGCCCCGACTACTTCAGGTGGATCCATGAAGACCTCCGGCCCTGGAACCGGAGTGGTATCACCCGAGAGATGGTGGAGTCCGGAAAGAAGCTCGCCGACTTCCGGCTGGTCATCGTCGGAGGAAAGGCGTACGTGGAGACGTACCGGAGATCCTTCCAGACGAGGGACCTGTTCACCATCTGGGGCATCCTTCAGCTCCTTAGTTGGTACCCCGGCCACATTCCGGATCTGGATCTCATGTTCAACTGCGGCGATGTCCCAATGGTCCCGGCCGCCGGCTTCTGGCCCTGGACCTGGATCCGTAAATGGCGCGTGCCAGCCCCCGTCTTCCACTATTGTGCTGATGACGCCTCACAAGATATTGTCTTCCCTGATTGGTCTTTCTGGGGCTG GGCAGAGGTGAACATAAAACCATGGAAGCTGCTGGTGAAGGAGCTGAGAGCAGGCAACGAAAAGACCAAATGGAAGGAGCGGGCGAGAACTGCTTATTGGAAGGGGAACCCGTACGTGTCCAGAACCAGGCGGGACCTTCTCAAGTGTAACCTTTCCGAGTCCCATGATTGGAACGCACGCCTTTATATCCAG AACTGGGAGGAAGAAATTCAACGTGGATTCAAGCAATCAAACCTGGCAGATCAGTGCACTCACAG ATACAAGATTTACGTGGAAGGGGTTGCATGGTCGGTAAGCAGGAAGTACATACTGGCATGCGACTCCCCAACTCTGTCCATGAAGGATCGATACTACGACTTCTTCTCCAGGTCCCTCCTGCCGGGCCAACACTTTTGGCCCATAAGCGCTGATAACAAATGCCCCTCCATCAAGTTTGCGGTTGATTGGGGGAACAGCCATCCACAGAAG GCTCAAGAGATTGGGAAGGCAGGAAGCAGCTTCATTCTGAATGATATGCGGATGGAGAATGTATATGACTACATGTTTCATGCTCTAACTGAATATGCAAAGCTGTTGAGGTACAAGCCCACCATACCCTCGGCGGCAAAGCCCGTCTGTTTGGAATCCATGGCTTCCTCTGAGAGCGGGCGGGTGAAGGAGTTCATGATAGAATCGATGGTGGAAGGACCACGAAACGCAGGGCCTTGTGCTCTTCCTCCTCCCGATTCTGCCGCAGTCGAGTCACTGAcgagaagaaagaaggaatcCGTGAAACAAGTACAACGATGGGAGCGAGAAGGTAGGGACAGATGGAACAAGAGAAGATAG
- the LOC116253374 gene encoding uncharacterized protein LOC116253374 isoform X4 — protein sequence MYVVRAWRISLFKPKGKRYFFWNPFGGSHSSDSLAARLAGEHGLLFCANTTAAAEVRQFPPGPSCPDYFRWIHEDLRPWNRSGITREMVESGKKLADFRLVIVGGKAYVETYRRSFQTRDLFTIWGILQLLSWYPGHIPDLDLMFNCGDVPMVPAAGFWPWTWIRKWRVPAPVFHYCADDASQDIVFPDWSFWGWAEVNIKPWKLLVKELRAGNEKTKWKERARTAYWKGNPYVSRTRRDLLKCNLSESHDWNARLYIQNWEEEIQRGFKQSNLADQCTHRYKIYVEGVAWSVSRKYILACDSPTLSMKDRYYDFFSRSLLPGQHFWPISADNKCPSIKFAVDWGNSHPQKAQEIGKAGSSFILNDMRMENVYDYMFHALTEYAKLLRYKPTIPSAAKPVCLESMASSESGRVKEFMIESMVEGPRNAGPCALPPPDSAAVESLTRRKKESVKQVQRWEREGRDRWNKRR from the exons ATGTATGTTGTGAGAGCTTGGAGGATTTCCCTGTTCAAACCCAAAG GCAAACGGTACTTCTTCTGGAACCCATTCGGCGGGAGCCATTCAAGCGACTCTTTGGCAGCACGCCTAGCGGGGGAGCACGGTCTGCTCTTTTGTGCCAACACAACTGCTGCAGCGGAGGTCCGGCAATTCCCGCCCGGTCCCTCATGCCCCGACTACTTCAGGTGGATCCATGAAGACCTCCGGCCCTGGAACCGGAGTGGTATCACCCGAGAGATGGTGGAGTCCGGAAAGAAGCTCGCCGACTTCCGGCTGGTCATCGTCGGAGGAAAGGCGTACGTGGAGACGTACCGGAGATCCTTCCAGACGAGGGACCTGTTCACCATCTGGGGCATCCTTCAGCTCCTTAGTTGGTACCCCGGCCACATTCCGGATCTGGATCTCATGTTCAACTGCGGCGATGTCCCAATGGTCCCGGCCGCCGGCTTCTGGCCCTGGACCTGGATCCGTAAATGGCGCGTGCCAGCCCCCGTCTTCCACTATTGTGCTGATGACGCCTCACAAGATATTGTCTTCCCTGATTGGTCTTTCTGGGGCTG GGCAGAGGTGAACATAAAACCATGGAAGCTGCTGGTGAAGGAGCTGAGAGCAGGCAACGAAAAGACCAAATGGAAGGAGCGGGCGAGAACTGCTTATTGGAAGGGGAACCCGTACGTGTCCAGAACCAGGCGGGACCTTCTCAAGTGTAACCTTTCCGAGTCCCATGATTGGAACGCACGCCTTTATATCCAG AACTGGGAGGAAGAAATTCAACGTGGATTCAAGCAATCAAACCTGGCAGATCAGTGCACTCACAG ATACAAGATTTACGTGGAAGGGGTTGCATGGTCGGTAAGCAGGAAGTACATACTGGCATGCGACTCCCCAACTCTGTCCATGAAGGATCGATACTACGACTTCTTCTCCAGGTCCCTCCTGCCGGGCCAACACTTTTGGCCCATAAGCGCTGATAACAAATGCCCCTCCATCAAGTTTGCGGTTGATTGGGGGAACAGCCATCCACAGAAG GCTCAAGAGATTGGGAAGGCAGGAAGCAGCTTCATTCTGAATGATATGCGGATGGAGAATGTATATGACTACATGTTTCATGCTCTAACTGAATATGCAAAGCTGTTGAGGTACAAGCCCACCATACCCTCGGCGGCAAAGCCCGTCTGTTTGGAATCCATGGCTTCCTCTGAGAGCGGGCGGGTGAAGGAGTTCATGATAGAATCGATGGTGGAAGGACCACGAAACGCAGGGCCTTGTGCTCTTCCTCCTCCCGATTCTGCCGCAGTCGAGTCACTGAcgagaagaaagaaggaatcCGTGAAACAAGTACAACGATGGGAGCGAGAAGGTAGGGACAGATGGAACAAGAGAAGATAG
- the LOC116253374 gene encoding uncharacterized protein LOC116253374 isoform X2, whose translation MGLKIPSPVSIAISFFLLLGVLFAGFQWLDQPFSAGKRYFFWNPFGGSHSSDSLAARLAGEHGLLFCANTTAAAEVRQFPPGPSCPDYFRWIHEDLRPWNRSGITREMVESGKKLADFRLVIVGGKAYVETYRRSFQTRDLFTIWGILQLLSWYPGHIPDLDLMFNCGDVPMVPAAGFWPWTWIRKWRVPAPVFHYCADDASQDIVFPDWSFWGWAEVNIKPWKLLVKELRAGNEKTKWKERARTAYWKGNPYVSRTRRDLLKCNLSESHDWNARLYIQNWEEEIQRGFKQSNLADQCTHRYKIYVEGVAWSVSRKYILACDSPTLSMKDRYYDFFSRSLLPGQHFWPISADNKCPSIKFAVDWGNSHPQKAQEIGKAGSSFILNDMRMENVYDYMFHALTEYAKLLRYKPTIPSAAKPVCLESMASSESGRVKEFMIESMVEGPRNAGPCALPPPDSAAVESLTRRKKESVKQVQRWEREGRDRWNKRR comes from the exons CCCTTTTCTGCAGGCAAACGGTACTTCTTCTGGAACCCATTCGGCGGGAGCCATTCAAGCGACTCTTTGGCAGCACGCCTAGCGGGGGAGCACGGTCTGCTCTTTTGTGCCAACACAACTGCTGCAGCGGAGGTCCGGCAATTCCCGCCCGGTCCCTCATGCCCCGACTACTTCAGGTGGATCCATGAAGACCTCCGGCCCTGGAACCGGAGTGGTATCACCCGAGAGATGGTGGAGTCCGGAAAGAAGCTCGCCGACTTCCGGCTGGTCATCGTCGGAGGAAAGGCGTACGTGGAGACGTACCGGAGATCCTTCCAGACGAGGGACCTGTTCACCATCTGGGGCATCCTTCAGCTCCTTAGTTGGTACCCCGGCCACATTCCGGATCTGGATCTCATGTTCAACTGCGGCGATGTCCCAATGGTCCCGGCCGCCGGCTTCTGGCCCTGGACCTGGATCCGTAAATGGCGCGTGCCAGCCCCCGTCTTCCACTATTGTGCTGATGACGCCTCACAAGATATTGTCTTCCCTGATTGGTCTTTCTGGGGCTG GGCAGAGGTGAACATAAAACCATGGAAGCTGCTGGTGAAGGAGCTGAGAGCAGGCAACGAAAAGACCAAATGGAAGGAGCGGGCGAGAACTGCTTATTGGAAGGGGAACCCGTACGTGTCCAGAACCAGGCGGGACCTTCTCAAGTGTAACCTTTCCGAGTCCCATGATTGGAACGCACGCCTTTATATCCAG AACTGGGAGGAAGAAATTCAACGTGGATTCAAGCAATCAAACCTGGCAGATCAGTGCACTCACAG ATACAAGATTTACGTGGAAGGGGTTGCATGGTCGGTAAGCAGGAAGTACATACTGGCATGCGACTCCCCAACTCTGTCCATGAAGGATCGATACTACGACTTCTTCTCCAGGTCCCTCCTGCCGGGCCAACACTTTTGGCCCATAAGCGCTGATAACAAATGCCCCTCCATCAAGTTTGCGGTTGATTGGGGGAACAGCCATCCACAGAAG GCTCAAGAGATTGGGAAGGCAGGAAGCAGCTTCATTCTGAATGATATGCGGATGGAGAATGTATATGACTACATGTTTCATGCTCTAACTGAATATGCAAAGCTGTTGAGGTACAAGCCCACCATACCCTCGGCGGCAAAGCCCGTCTGTTTGGAATCCATGGCTTCCTCTGAGAGCGGGCGGGTGAAGGAGTTCATGATAGAATCGATGGTGGAAGGACCACGAAACGCAGGGCCTTGTGCTCTTCCTCCTCCCGATTCTGCCGCAGTCGAGTCACTGAcgagaagaaagaaggaatcCGTGAAACAAGTACAACGATGGGAGCGAGAAGGTAGGGACAGATGGAACAAGAGAAGATAG
- the LOC116253374 gene encoding uncharacterized protein LOC116253374 isoform X6 has protein sequence MKTSGPGTGVVSPERWWSPERSSPTSGWSSSEERRTWRRTGDPSRRGTCSPSGASFSSLVGTPATFRIWISCSTAAMSQWSRPPASGPGPGSVNGACQPPSSTIVLMTPHKILSSLIGLSGAEVNIKPWKLLVKELRAGNEKTKWKERARTAYWKGNPYVSRTRRDLLKCNLSESHDWNARLYIQNWEEEIQRGFKQSNLADQCTHRYKIYVEGVAWSVSRKYILACDSPTLSMKDRYYDFFSRSLLPGQHFWPISADNKCPSIKFAVDWGNSHPQKAQEIGKAGSSFILNDMRMENVYDYMFHALTEYAKLLRYKPTIPSAAKPVCLESMASSESGRVKEFMIESMVEGPRNAGPCALPPPDSAAVESLTRRKKESVKQVQRWEREGRDRWNKRR, from the exons ATGAAGACCTCCGGCCCTGGAACCGGAGTGGTATCACCCGAGAGATGGTGGAGTCCGGAAAGAAGCTCGCCGACTTCCGGCTGGTCATCGTCGGAGGAAAGGCGTACGTGGAGACGTACCGGAGATCCTTCCAGACGAGGGACCTGTTCACCATCTGGGGCATCCTTCAGCTCCTTAGTTGGTACCCCGGCCACATTCCGGATCTGGATCTCATGTTCAACTGCGGCGATGTCCCAATGGTCCCGGCCGCCGGCTTCTGGCCCTGGACCTGGATCCGTAAATGGCGCGTGCCAGCCCCCGTCTTCCACTATTGTGCTGATGACGCCTCACAAGATATTGTCTTCCCTGATTGGTCTTTCTGGGGCTG AGGTGAACATAAAACCATGGAAGCTGCTGGTGAAGGAGCTGAGAGCAGGCAACGAAAAGACCAAATGGAAGGAGCGGGCGAGAACTGCTTATTGGAAGGGGAACCCGTACGTGTCCAGAACCAGGCGGGACCTTCTCAAGTGTAACCTTTCCGAGTCCCATGATTGGAACGCACGCCTTTATATCCAG AACTGGGAGGAAGAAATTCAACGTGGATTCAAGCAATCAAACCTGGCAGATCAGTGCACTCACAG ATACAAGATTTACGTGGAAGGGGTTGCATGGTCGGTAAGCAGGAAGTACATACTGGCATGCGACTCCCCAACTCTGTCCATGAAGGATCGATACTACGACTTCTTCTCCAGGTCCCTCCTGCCGGGCCAACACTTTTGGCCCATAAGCGCTGATAACAAATGCCCCTCCATCAAGTTTGCGGTTGATTGGGGGAACAGCCATCCACAGAAG GCTCAAGAGATTGGGAAGGCAGGAAGCAGCTTCATTCTGAATGATATGCGGATGGAGAATGTATATGACTACATGTTTCATGCTCTAACTGAATATGCAAAGCTGTTGAGGTACAAGCCCACCATACCCTCGGCGGCAAAGCCCGTCTGTTTGGAATCCATGGCTTCCTCTGAGAGCGGGCGGGTGAAGGAGTTCATGATAGAATCGATGGTGGAAGGACCACGAAACGCAGGGCCTTGTGCTCTTCCTCCTCCCGATTCTGCCGCAGTCGAGTCACTGAcgagaagaaagaaggaatcCGTGAAACAAGTACAACGATGGGAGCGAGAAGGTAGGGACAGATGGAACAAGAGAAGATAG